DNA from Acidobacteriota bacterium:
CCCAGGCCGCGCTCGAGCTGGCCCTGATCGAGGCCGGCCGCAAGAAAGAGGAGGTCCAGGCCGCCACCAAGGGCCTGACCCAGGCCGAGGTCGACGTCAAGATCGCCCGCCTGGCGCTCGAGAAGACCCGCGTCCGGGCCCCCTTCGCCGGCATCGTCACCGACCTCAAGCTCTCCCCCAACGAGCGCCTCGACGCCGGCCGCGAGCTTTTCACCCTGGTCGACATCAGCCGCATCAAGGTCAAGGCCAAGGTCCTGGAGAGCGAGGTCGGCAAGGTCGTGGCCGGCCGCAACGTCGATCTTCGCTTCAGCGCCTTTCCCGGCCGGACCTTCCGCGGCCGCATCGAGGCCGTCAGCCCGATCGTGAACACCGAAGACAAGACCTGCGCCGTCTACGTGGCCATGGACAATCCGTCCGAGGAGATCAAGCCGGGCATGCACGCCGAGGTCGAGTTCCCGACCGAGATCTTCGCCGGCCGGCTCCTCGTCCCCCAGCAGGCCATTCTGGTCCGGGGCGGCCGCAAGCTCGTTTTCGCCGTCGAGGGCGACACGGCCAAGTGGCGCTACGTCGAAGTCGGCCTGGAGAACGAGCGCTTCGCCGAGGTCCTGCCGGGGAGGGAGCCGGGCTGGGGCGTCGCCGCGGGCGACGCCGTCATCGTCGAAGGGCACGTCACGCTGGCCCACGACACCAGGGTCACCGTCGCGCAGTAGCCGCCGGATCCACAAGGGGGCCGCATGAAAAAGGCACTGTCCAGGACCGTTACCGCGATCATCATCCTCCTATTCGGCCTCGCGGCCGCCGCGCCGGCGGCGCCGCAGAAGATCGAGACCGTCGACGGAGTCCGCATCGTCCACAACAATCCGGGCGGCGTGTGGGGGAAGACCCCCAAGGTCGCCCTCGAGCTCGTCCGCAAGATCGGCGACATAGACACCGAGGACGAACATCTGGCCTTCAACTTCCCCTCCGACGTCGCCGTGGACAAGGACGGCAACATCTACATCCTGGATTCCGCCAACGCCCGCGTTCAAGAATTCGGCCCCGATGGCCGGTACCTGGCCACTATCGGCCGCAAGGGCCAGGGGCCGGGCGAGTTCATCATGCCGGATTCTCTCGATTTTGACAAGGACGGGAACCTCGTCGTGGCCGACTCGTTCCAGAATCGCGTCCAGGTCGTCATCGGCGGCGGCCGGGACGTCCGGTCCATCGTCATCAAAGAGGGGATGATCAGCGGCGTTCGTCCCCTGGCGTCCGGGGATCTCGCGGGCAAGGCTTCGACCTATTCCTTCCCCCGGCAAGGCCAGCCGGCCAAGACCGCCGGCGAGATGCGCCTGTTCCGGCGGATCGCGCCGGACGGCCGGATCGCCGCCTCGTTCGGCCTTCTGACCGATTTCGGAGAGCCCATGACCAACGCCATGGGGAACGCCGCTCAATACGCTATCGACGGGCAGGGCGCCTTCGCCGTCAGCTTCAACGCCCAGAACAGGGTCGAGAAGTACGCTCCGGACGGGACGCTCCTCTGGCGGGCCGACCGCCCGCTCGGCTATGACACCGCGGTCCGGAAGAAAGGCAAGATCGAGCAGACCGGCCAGGGCATCTCGATGTCCGCGCCGGAGATGAACCGCTGCTCCGCGGGCGTCGCCGTCGACGGCCGGGGGCGGATCTGGGTCCTGACCTGCGCCCGCCAGCTCAGGAAAGAGGAAGAGGTCCGGACCTCGATGACGAGCGTCGGCGGCCGCGCCGGCGTCAGCAGCGTCTCCGTCAAGACCGAAGGCAACACGGACCTCCGGACGACGGACGCCTTCCGGCTCGACGTCTTTGCCCCGGACGGCGTCCTCCTCGGCCAGGTCCCGCTCGCCCATTTCGCCGACGTCATCCGCATCGCCGGCGACAGCCTGTTCCTCATCGACCGCGAGCGCGGCGTCACGGTCTACCAGTACCGGATCGTGGAGAAATGAGCCAGGCGTCATTCGCGGCGGCCGGCACGAGGCGCGGGGAAGAGGAGGACGACATGACATCGAGCCCGGGGAGGCCGTCATGAAGCTCGCCAAGCTGGCCGTCGACCGGCCGGTGACGATGTACATGTTCTACTTCGCCGTCATCCTCCTCGGCGCCGTCTCGCTCCGGGAGCTCTCGGTCGACCTCCTGCCCGACATCAGCTATCCGCGGCTTTCGGTCATCACCAACTACCCCGGCGTCGCGCCCGAGGAGGTCGAGACGCTCATCACCGCGCCGCTCGAGTCGGCCGTCAGCCGCGTCCCCGGCCTGCGCCGCGTCGAGTCGGTCTCCAAGGAGGGCGTTTCGCTCCTGACCCTCGAGTTCGACTGGGGCACGGACATGGACTTCACCATGCTCCACACCCGCGAGCAGCTCGACAACGCCAAGGACCGCTTCCCCGAGGACGCGGAGAGCCCGACGATCATCCCGCTCGACCCGCAGAGCCGGCCGATCATGACCCTGGCCCTGTCCGGCGACAGGACGCTCCTCGAGCTCAAGGAGCTGGCCGAGGAGCTCATCAAGCCCCGCCTCGAGCAGATCGAGGGCGTCGGCTCGGCCGAGATCACCGGCGGCGTCGAGCGCGAGATCCAGATCGAGGCCGATCCCGCCAAGCTGGCCCTCTACGCCCTGACCATCGAGGACATAGCCGCGCGCGTCGACGCCTTCAACCGCAACCTCCAGGGCGGGACCATCCGCAAGGGGACGTTCAAGTACGCCCTCCGCGTCGTCGGCGAGTTCGAGTCGCTCGACGAGATCGCCGAGATCGGCCTCCTCGTCACCAAGGAGGGCGGCGTCGTCCGCCTCCGCGACGTGGCCCGGGTCCTGGACTCGGTCAAGGAGCGCCAGGGCATGACCCGCCTGGACGGCGCCGAGAGCATCGGCCTCCTCGTCCGCAAGGAGTCCGGGGCCAACACGGTCAAGGTTACCAGGCTCGTCCGCGAGGCCATCGGCCAGATCCGCCGGGAGAACCCCGGCATCGCGCTGAGCGTCGTCAGCGAGCAGGCCCGGACGATCGAGGGGGCCATCGGGGCCGTCAAGAGCGAGCTCTGGCAGGGCGCCGTGCTGGCCTTCCTGACCCTGCTCATCTTCCTTCAGGAATGGAAGACGCCGCTCATAATCGGCACGGTCATCCCGGTCTCGATCATCGGGGCCTTCAGCTTGCTCTTCTTCGGCCACATCACCCTCAACATCATGTCTCTCGGCGGCCTGGCCCTGGCGGTGGGCATGCTCGACGACTGCTCCGTCGTCGTCTCGGAGAACATCTTCCGGCACCGCAGCCTCGGCAAGGGGCTGAAGGAGGCGGCCTACGTCGGGACCAGGGAGGTCGGCCCGGCGGTCATCTCGACGGCCCTGACGACCATCGTCGTCTTCCTGCCGGTCATCTACGTTCACGGCGTGGCCGGCCAGCTCTTCAAGGACACGGCCCTGACCGTCACCTTCGCCCTGCTGGCCTCGCTCCTCGTCTCCCTGACCCTGATCGCGACGCTCGAATCGCGCGAATTCGATTTCGGCATGGGCCGGGAGCGGCGCTGGCGCTTCACCTGGGGCCTGGGCCGGATCTGGAAGCCGCGGCGAGCGGCGGCCGCCGCCCCCGCCGGCGACTGCCCGGGCGATCCGGCCGACCCGTCCGGCCCGGCCGCGGGCCCGCCCGCGAAGACGCGATCGCGCCGGCCCGCTTTTCTGGTCTACCCCGTCCGGGCCGTCCGCGTGGCCGTCTACGCGGTCTTCAAGGCCGCCGGCTTCGCCCTCAACGTCCTTGTGAGCTTCGTCGTCCAGCTGGCCGCGTTCGCCGGGCACTATCTTGCCCTGCCCTTCCGCCCGCTCCTCAAGCTGGCCTACGGGGCCTTCAACGCCGTCTACAACCGGTTCATCGACGGCTACCAGCGCTTCCTCGGCTGGAGCCTCGACCACAAGGGCCGGGTCATGGCCTGGACGGTCGTCTTCTTCGTCATCGTCTTCGCCCTGGGCGGCCTCATCCGCCGCGAGCTCATGCCGCCGATGGAGACGACGACGTTCGAGCTCGACCTGAAGATGCCCGTCGATTTTTCCTTCGAGCAGACGACCGAGATGTCCGTGATGCTCGAGTCGCACCTGCGGCGCCTCGCCCCGGTCAAGACCGTCCTGTCGCAGGTCGGGATCGTCAGCGGCATGGAGAGCGCCGATCCCTCGATCTCCGTCAACTCGGCCCGCCTCTACGTCGAGGTCCGCAGGCCCAGGGACCTCGGGGGCGTCCTCGACGCCGCCCGCGACCGGCTGGCCCGCTTCCCCGACATCGCCTATACCGTCGTCCGCGAGGATTCGACGTTCAGTCAGTTCCTGGCCCTGTCGGGGGCCGAGATCGGCCTCCAGGTCAAGGGCAAGGACCTCGACCGCCTCAAGGCGATCGCGGCCGACCTGACGTCGCGGCTGGCCGCCATCCCCGGCATCGCCGACGTGACGACGAATATCGGCGAGGGCAAGCCCGAGTTCAAGGTCACGGTCAACAAGGAGGCCCTCGGGAGGTACCCGGGCCTCTCGCCCGCGACGATCGGCGATTTCCTCGTCAGCGCCGTGCGCGGCCGGGTGGCCACCCAGTTCCGGGAGATGGAGAAGAAATACGATATCCTCGTCCGCCTCGACGACGCCTCGCGCGAGAACATCGAGACCCTGCTCGGCGAGACCCTGCCCTTCGAGGGCCGGGCCGTCCCGCTCCGCGATCTCGTGTCCTACGAGATCGTCCGCGGCCCCCGCGAGATCCGCCGCGAGAACCAGCAGCGCGAGGTCCTCGTCTCGGCCAACCTCAGGGGCCGCAAGCTCAGCGAGGTGACGCCGGCCGTCGACAAGGCCATCGCCGGCCTGCGCCTGCCGACCGACTACCGCGTCGCCTGGAGCGGCGAGCGCGAGGAGATGTCGCGCTCCTTCAAGTCGCTCGTCCTGGCCCTGCTCCTCGCGGCGCTCCTGACCTACATGATCATGGCCGCCCAGTTCGAATCCCTCGTCCATCCCTTCATCGTCATGCTCACCCTGCCCATGGGCGCGGCCGGGGCCATCGTCGCCCTGCTCCTGACGGGCGGGACTTACAACGTCATCTCGATCATCGGCCTGGTCGTCCTGGTCGGCATCGTCGTCGACAACGCCACGGTCAAGATCGACTACACCAACCAGCTCCGGCGCGGCGGGATGCCCCTGCGGCAGGCCGTCGAGGAGGGCAGCCACGTCCGGTTGCGGCCGATCCTCATGTCCACGGGCAGCACGCTCGTCGGCCTCATCCCCATGGCCCTGGCCATGGAGCGCGGGGCCGAGCTCATGCAGCCGCTGGCCGTCGTCGTCATCGGCGGCCTGACCTTCTCGACCTTCATGACCCTGATCCTGATCCCCGTGGCCTATGAGTGGGTGGAGAGCCGCAAGCGATGAAGTTCCTGATCGACCGGCCCATCGCCACGGCCATGGTCTTCCTGGCCCTGCTGGCCACCGGCGTCTATTCGTTCCTGAACACGCCGATCGAGCTGGCGCCCAAGGAGACGTTCCCCCAGCTCAGCATCATCACCAGCTGGCCCGGCGTGCCGCCCGAGGTCATCCAGGCCCAGGTGACGGCCCCGCTCGAAGAGGCCTGCGCGGCGGTCAAGGGCATCACCAGGATGAGCTCGGCGTCCGAGATCGGCGCTTCCCGGATCACGCTCGAATTCGGCCCCAAGACGGACATGGAGTTCGCGACGCTGGCCCTGCGCGAAGAGCTGACCAAGGCCCGCCCGCTCCTGCCGGCCCGGGTCCGGCCCTATGTCCAGCCCTACGTACCGGAGGATTTCCGGGTCCGGCCGTTCCTCTCCTACACGGTCTCGGGCCCCTACGCTCTCCAGGAGCTCCAGGAGGTCGTGAAAGAGAAGCTCGAGATCGGCCTGGGCGCCGTCCGGGGCGTCTCCGGCGTCGAGGTCGCCGGCGGCGCGGAGCCGGAGATCCGGGTGACGCTCGACGAGGACCGGGTCAGGGCCCTCGGGCTCCACCCCTATACGGTCAACTCGGCCATCGGGGCCCGGCTGGGCACCTACCCGACGGGCCGGGTCCGGCGCGGCAGCCAGGAGTTCCTGTTCAAGTTCGCCGACCGCATCGACGGCCTGGACGAGCTCCGCCGGACGGTCGTCGCCCACTCCGGCCAGAACCCGATCCTCGTCCAGGACCTGGCCAGGGTCGAGGTGACCTACGCCGAGATCCTGCAGATCCACCGCATCAACGGCCAGCCCACGGTCAGCCTGACCGTCTCCAAGGAGCGCGGGGCCAACACCCTGCGCGTGGCCGCCGCCGTCAAGAAGAGGCTCGAGACCGTCAGGGCGGATCTCCCGCCCAACCTCGTCTTCAAGCAGGTCGACGACGAGAGCGACGATATCCGCAAGAACCTCAACGACCTCTACCTCCTGGCCGGGCTGATCACGGTCATCGTCTTCGTCATGATCTTCGTCGTCCTGCGGCGGTTCACGCCCTCGCTGCTCATCCTGTCCTCGATCGCCTTCTCGGTCGTCATCACCTTCAACCTTCTCTACGCCTTCGGCATCTCGCTCAACATGCTGACCCTCGGGGCCCTGGCCCTCGGCTTCGGCATGTTCGTCGACAACTCCATCGTCGTCTTCGAGAACGCGCTGCGCCTGCGCGAGGGCGGCATGGACCCGCGCCAGGCGGCCGTGGAAGGGCCCCGGCAGGTGTTCGTCGCCGTGCTGGCCTCGACGCTGACGACCATGGCCGTCTTCTTCAGCTTCCCCTTCTTCCAGGGCAAGCTCAAGCTCTATTACCAGCCGCTGGCCATCGTCGTCGCCTCGTCCATCGCGGCCTCGCTCCTCGTCTCGTACACGCTGGTGCCGGCCCTGAGCCCGCTCGTGCTCAAGAAAAGAAGAGGGGCGGCCGCCGGGGCCGAGAGGAGAAGCCCCCGCTTCGAGAAGGCCCTGGCCGCCCTCGTCCGCCATCCCCTCGAGGTCCTGCTCGTCGTCGCGGCCCTCCTCGCCGGGTCCTACAAGTGGTTCCGGGCCGAGGTGCCGACGGGCCGCTGGGGGTCCTGGTATTCGAAGGAATATCTCTACGTCCACGTCGGCATGCCGCCCGGCACCGACATCGCCCGCACCGACGAGACCATCCGGGCCTTCGAGGACAAGGTCATGGCCCAGGGCTATGAGAAGGAGATGAACGTAGACGTCGCCCCGGAAAGCGCCTACGCCCGCATCGGGTTCCCGCCCGGGATCGAGAGGTCCTACCGGCCGTACGCGCTGAAGGAGGAGCTCATCCAGCTGGCCACCCAGTTCGCCGGCATCGACATCAGCGTCTCCGGCTTCGACCCGCAGTACTACTCCTCGAGCATGGGCGCGGGCACCTATTACAGCTCGCGGATCAAGTTCTTCGGCTACAACCTCAAGAAGCTCAAGGAGATCACGGGAGACCTGGAGAAGACCCTGCGCCGCAATCCCCGGATCAAGGAGGTCCGGACGGTCTCCAGCCGCTACGGCTGGTGGCGCGGAGACACGTTCGAGGACGTCCTCAAGATCGACAAGACGGCCCTCAAGAGCTACGACGTCGATCCCGCCTATCTCTACTTCGCCCTGCAGACCATGATCCAGGGGACGTTCGGCCAGCCGGCCCGGATCCGCACTGAGGGCCGGGACATCACCGTCTCGGTCAAGTACCCCGACGCGGCGACGCTCGACATGCGGACCCTGTCCGAATCCCTCTTCCGGACGCGGGGCGGGGAGTATCTGCGGCTCGGCCAGATCGCCTCCTTCGTCGAGTCGCCCATCCCCGGCTCCATCGACCGCGAGAACCAGCAGTTCCAGCAGACCATCATGTGGGAGTTCCGCGGCCCGTCCAAGGCGGAGGAGCGCTACCGCAAGGCCGTCTTCAACTCGCTCCAGCTGCCGCCCGGCTTCTCGGCCAGCCTCGAAGAAAGCTGGGCCGTGACCAGGGAGGAGCAGAAGCAGATCAACTTCGCCATCGCCGCGGCCCTGGTCATCATCTTCATGATCCTGGCCGCGCTCTACGAGTCGTTCATCCTGCCGTTCCTCATCATGCTGGCCGTGCCGCTCTCGCTCATCGGCGTCTTCGCGGCCTTCGTCGTGGCCAGGGAGCCGTTCGACCCGACGGCCTACATCGGCGTCATCCTGCTCTCGGGCATCGTCGTCAACAACGCCATCCTGCTCGTCGACCACATCAACGCCAGGCGCCGGGAGGGGCTGGGCCTCATCGAGGCCGTGGTCCGCGGCACGAAGGACCGCGTCCGGCCGATCTTCATGACCACGATGACGACCGTCTTCGGCATGCTGCCGATGCTCCTGATCAGCGCCCAGGAGAACAAGCGCCAGATCTGGACGTCGCTGGCCCTGTGCACGGTCGGGGGGATGACGTCATCGACGCTGCTCATCCTCATCGTCATCCCGGTCCTTTACTATCACTGGGACGGCCTGCGGGCCTGGGGCGCCGAGAAGGCCCGCGAAGCCCGGGACCTTTTCGGGCCCCGGAGGGCCGGCGGAGCGGCGCCGCGGGAGAACGACCCGTTCGCCGACCGGCGGGGCTAGGTTCCGGCGCCGCGGGAAGGCGAACGCGGCGCAGGGCCGGGGCCCGTCCGCCCGCCCGGCGTCAGCGCCCGCGCAGGCTGGTTTCGTAGGGCGGGCGATGGACGCCGCGCTCGGTGACGATGGCCGTGATGTATTTGGCCGGCGTGACGTCGAAGGCGGGGTTGCGGACCTCGGCGTAGGGCAAGGTCAGCAGGCGGCCGCCGACCTGGCGGACCTCGTCCGGGTTCCGCTCCTCGATGGGGATGCCGCCGCCGTCCGGGAGGGTCCGGTCGATGGTGCTCTCGGGGGCCGCGACGTAGAACGGCAGGCCGTTCTCCCTGGCCAGCACGGCCGCGGAATAGGTGCCGATCTTGTTGGCCGTGTCGCCGTTGCGGGCGATGCGGTCGGCCCCGACCACGACCGCCTGGATCTCGCCCCGGCGCATGAACCAGCCGGCCATGCCGTCGGTGATGAGGACGACGGGGATGCCGTCCCGGTCGAGCTCCCAGACGGTCAGCCGGGCGCCCTGGAGGAAGGGCCGCGTCTCGTCGGCGAAAACCCGGATGCGCTTGCCCTCGGCCGCGGCGGCCCGGATGATGCCCAGGGCGGTGCCGTACTCGGCCGTGGCCAGGGCCCCGGCGTTACAGTGGGTCAGCACGGTCATGCCGTCGCGGAGAAGCGCCTGGCCGTGATGCCCGATGGCCCGGTTCGTCTCGGCGTCCTCGCGCTCGATGGCCCTGGCCTCCCCGAGGAGCGCGGCCCGGATGGCCCGCAGCCCTTCGGTCCGCGTCCGCTCATAGACGGCCTTCATCCGTTCGAGGGCCCAGAACAGGTTCCGGGCCGTCGGCCGGGTCCGCTCGAGGCGCCTGTAGACCTTCTCGAAATCGCGCTCGATCGACCGCCCCGTCTCGGCGTTCGCGGCCATCATCCCCAGGACCAGCCCGTAGGCGGCCGCGATGCCGATGGCCGGCGCCCCCCGGACGACCATCTTCTCGATGGCCTGGGCCACCTGGATGTAGGTGCGGCAGCGGACGTAGGTCTCCTGCCCGGGCAGCTTGCGCTGGTCGATCATGATGACGGAACGGCCCCGCCAGGCGATCGTCGGCAGCATCGGTCACTCCTTCTTCCAGGCCGGCGTCCGGTCGTCGCGCCAGCCCCACTTCGCGGTCCAGCGCGCCTGGGCCGCCGCCAGCTCCTCCCGCTCGGCCGGGGCCAGCGAATCCATCAGCCGGACATAACAATACACGAGCTGGTTGTCGTTGTCTCGCCCGATCTTTTCGCCGGGCAGGCCGAGCTCGCGGGCCATGACCGCCTCCTCGTAGGCCCGGCGGAGGTCGCCCAGGTGGCCGTCGACCTGGGCGTGAAGGTAATGATAGAGGCCGCAGGCGAAATCGCGGTCGAGCAGGCGGTCGAGGGTCTTGACGAGGGCGGCCAGGGTCCGGTCCCTCTCGCCGGGTTCGAGTCCCGCGGCCCGGGCCAGGACGAGGTTCGTCCGCCGCTCGGCCGCGAGCATGAGCGCCGGCTCGAACTCCGAGCCGTCCACGAGCCGGGCATAGACGCGCAGGGCCGGCGCCTCGAGCCCCAGCTCCTCGAATGACGCAGCCAGGCCGGCCAGGGCCGAGTCGGAAGCCCAGGATTTCCCGTCCCCGAAGCCGAGGGCGAAGGCCCGCAGGAACGAGGCCTCGGCTTCGCGCCAGCGGCCGAGGTTCGCTTCCGCCAGGCCCTTGACCATGAAGGCCTGGGCCGATGGCCGGCGGCGGCAGGCCCGGTCAGCCTCGTCCAGGGCCTTCTTCCAACAGGCGACGGCCTGCTCCGTCCGGTACGCGCGGGCACGGTCCTGCCCCTCGGCGTAATAGCGCTTGGCCCGGCGCAGTGGAGCCAGGCAGGAGACCGAGAGGCCGACGGCGAGGAAGAGGGCCAGGAGGCGGGCGGGCCGGATTCTCATGCTTCGGGCGGCACGGGCAGGCCCAGGGCCGCCGGCCCCTTGATCAAGCCGACGATCAGGTCCTGGACCTCCTCGTCCCTGAGGAGATGAAGACCGAGCGAAGCCGCCTCGCGGCCGATCCGCTCGAGGGCGGCCCAGAAGGCCGGGTCGGCCGCGGCCGGCCGGATGTCCTCGCGGGCCTTGGCCGTCCGGGCGGCGAACTCGACGACGATGGCCCGGTGGTCGGCGGCGTCCAGCTCGGGCTTGAACAGCGCCTTCAGGAAGGCGTCCTCGAGGCCGATCACGGTGTAGAGGGCCGGGAAAGCCGTCCGCAGGACGCGGACATCGCCTCGGGCGATCTCGCCGGCGTACTCGCGGGCGAGGGCGGGCTGGCCGCGGAAGAAATCGAGGACGAAGCCGTCGGGCTTGGTCCGGACGAAATCGGGATCGAGCCAGACCTGCCAGGCCAGGATCCGCTCGCGGTAATCGAAGACCCGCCGGACGGCCCAGACGCAAGCCGCGTAGAGGATGGGGAAATAGAGCCAGGTCTTGAGCGGCAGAAGCTCGTCGAGAATCTCGACGCCCCTGGCCAGGGCCGCCTCGACGCCTTTCCGGCTCATGGCCAACCTCCGTCAGCCGCCCCCGATCAAGGGCCCGGGCCGGCTCCTACTGCTTCTCGACGGAGAACGTGCCGGCGTACCCGCTCTGGGTGAAATCGCCGGTCATCTTCTTGCCGGTCTCGTCGACCGTCGCCTTGAACGCCGGCGAGCCGGGGACGTTCGGATTGTCGATGACGAAGGTCATGGCCCTGCCCTTGATCTCGAATTTCCCCAGCTCGATGCCCATCGCGTTCTGGGTGATGGAATCGAAGGTGCCCTTGATATTCTTGGCCTCGTCCAGCGAGAAGTTGAGGCCGATCTCGAGCTCGGCCCCGGCGATGCTCAGCGTGCCCTTCCAGTTCCCCAGGAACGGCTTCGGGTCGGCCGGCGCGGCGGACGCGGCCACGGCGGCGAAAACGAGGATCCCGAGGGCGGCCGCGATCGTCGACAGGTGTCTCTTGGTCATGAACAACTCCTTATGAAATTCGACGCCCCATTATATACGACTTTCGTCGTCGCTCAGTTCAGTCGCCCGTCAGGAAAGGGAGCTCGAGTAAGAATCATTTTTTGGCCGATCATGCAGACCCTTCTCAAAGGATCTTCTTGACAGGTACAAAAAAGGAATACGGAGAAAATAAGGTGGGCAGGTTGTTGGCGGGGAAGGCAAAAGGGCTCCTTTTCGTTAACACAATACTCCTAATATGTGTCCTATCTGTTTTGTATCTGAAGTTCAACAAAAAGAACATCTTTATAGACGCAGAGAGAAGGCGTTCCCCGAAAGAGCTACTCAAAGCCCTCGAAAGCAAGAATCTCCATATAGTTAAAGATCTCCGGGTCTTCTTCCTTTTAGGCCTATTTGACTTCCAGGATGGCCAGGAAGGCCTCCTGGGGGATATCCACCTTGCCGACGCGCCGCATCCGCTTTTTGCCGGCTTTCTGCTTCTCCAGCACCTTCATCTTGCGGGTATAATCGCCGCCGTAGAGCTTGGCCAGGACGTCCTTGCGGAAAGGCTTGACCGTCTCCCGGGCGATGACCCGCTTGCCGACGGCGGCCTGGAGGGCGACCTCGTACTGCTGCCGCGGGATGACCTTGCGCATGCGCTCGACGAGCGCCCGGCCGATCGTCACGGCCTTGTCCTCGTGGACGATGAGCGAGAGCGCGTCGACGGCATCGCCGTTGATGAGGATGTCGAGCTTGACCAGCGGCCCCTCGCGATAGCCGGCGAACTCGTAGTCGAGCGAGGCGTAGCCCTGCGACAGCTGCTTGAGCTGGTTGTAGAAGTCGAAGACGACCTCGTTGAGCGGCAGGGCGTAGGTCAGCAGCACGCGCCCCGGACCGATGTACTCCATCTTCTTCTGGACGCCCCGCCGTTCCTCGAGGAGCTTGAACAGGTTGCCGAGGTAGCGGTCGGGCGTCAGGATGACGGCCTCGATGATCGGCTCCTCGATCCGGGCGACCTCGGTCGGCTCGGGCATCTCCGAGGGGTTGTGGATCTCGAAAGTCTCCCCTTTGCGGTCGGTCACGCGGTAGCCGACGCTCGGGGCGGTCGTGATCAGGGTCAGGCCGTAGTCGCGCTCGAGCCGCTCCTGGACGATCTCCCGGTGGAGGAGGCCCAGGAAGCCGGCCCGGAAGCCCAGTCCCAGCGCCGGCGAGTTCTCCGGCACGTACTGGAACGAGGCGTCGTTGAGGCGGAGCTTCTCCATGGCGTCGCGGAGCTCCTCGATGTTGCTCTCGCCGGCCGGGAAGACGCCGCAGAAAACCATGGGCTTGGCCTCTTTGAAGCCGGGCAGGGCCCGGGCGGCCGGGCGGTCCCGGCGCGTGACCGTGTCGCCGACCCGGGCGTCGCTGAGCTTCTTGATCCCGGCGACGAGATAGCCGACCTCGCCCGTCCTCAGGACGCCGGACTTGACCGGCTTGGGCGTGAGGTAGCCGACCTCCTCGGCCTCGTACTCCGCGCCCGAGGCCATGAGGACGATCCGGTCGCCGGCCCGCAGCTCGCCGTCGACGATCCGGACGAGGACGACGACGCCGCGGTAGACGTCGAACCAGGAATCGAAGAGCAGGGCCTGGAGGGGCGCATCGGGGTCGCCTTTCGGCGGCGGGATGCGCTGGACCACGGCCTCGAAGAGCTCGGGCAGGCCCTGGCCCGTCTTGGCGCTGACGAGCAGGGCCTCCGACCGGGGCAGGCCGAGGATGTGCTCCATCTGCTCGAGGGAGTCCTCGATCTGGATCTGGGGCAGGTCGATCTTGTTGATGACCGGGACGAGGACCAGGTCGTTCTGGATGGCCAGGTAGGTGTTGGCCAGGGTCTGGGCCTCGACCCCCTGGGAGGCGTCGATGACGAGGAGGGCCCCGTCGCAGGCGCTCAGGCTCCGCGAGACCTCGTAGGAGAAATCGACATGGCCGGGGGTGTCGATTAGGTCGAAGACGAATTCCTCCCCGGAGCGGCTGCGGTAATTCAGGCGGACGGTCTGGGCCTTGATGGTGATGCCGCGCTCCCGCTCGAGGTCCATGGTGTCCAGGACCTGCTCCTTGAGCTCCCGGGCGGACAGGGCCCCGGTCAGCTCGATGAACCG
Protein-coding regions in this window:
- a CDS encoding efflux RND transporter periplasmic adaptor subunit — translated: MRVPRSVLGGFLIVVLVAAGVHFLVLRKDPAAAESRSGADSPASSSASSAPAAGQKAEAAPLPVKVSKAFVGDLVMTLKSPGEAYTEKRVVLKAEVGGTVKSLLAAEGRHVRQGDLLVEIDDREFRLNLERLEAQRLRYLSELFLERQFSIAEEPLAQSVVDKLAGAQADYDRVSEGFKSGVASQADLEKAQAALELALIEAGRKKEEVQAATKGLTQAEVDVKIARLALEKTRVRAPFAGIVTDLKLSPNERLDAGRELFTLVDISRIKVKAKVLESEVGKVVAGRNVDLRFSAFPGRTFRGRIEAVSPIVNTEDKTCAVYVAMDNPSEEIKPGMHAEVEFPTEIFAGRLLVPQQAILVRGGRKLVFAVEGDTAKWRYVEVGLENERFAEVLPGREPGWGVAAGDAVIVEGHVTLAHDTRVTVAQ
- a CDS encoding NHL repeat-containing protein; translation: MKKALSRTVTAIIILLFGLAAAAPAAPQKIETVDGVRIVHNNPGGVWGKTPKVALELVRKIGDIDTEDEHLAFNFPSDVAVDKDGNIYILDSANARVQEFGPDGRYLATIGRKGQGPGEFIMPDSLDFDKDGNLVVADSFQNRVQVVIGGGRDVRSIVIKEGMISGVRPLASGDLAGKASTYSFPRQGQPAKTAGEMRLFRRIAPDGRIAASFGLLTDFGEPMTNAMGNAAQYAIDGQGAFAVSFNAQNRVEKYAPDGTLLWRADRPLGYDTAVRKKGKIEQTGQGISMSAPEMNRCSAGVAVDGRGRIWVLTCARQLRKEEEVRTSMTSVGGRAGVSSVSVKTEGNTDLRTTDAFRLDVFAPDGVLLGQVPLAHFADVIRIAGDSLFLIDRERGVTVYQYRIVEK
- a CDS encoding efflux RND transporter permease subunit; this translates as MKLAKLAVDRPVTMYMFYFAVILLGAVSLRELSVDLLPDISYPRLSVITNYPGVAPEEVETLITAPLESAVSRVPGLRRVESVSKEGVSLLTLEFDWGTDMDFTMLHTREQLDNAKDRFPEDAESPTIIPLDPQSRPIMTLALSGDRTLLELKELAEELIKPRLEQIEGVGSAEITGGVEREIQIEADPAKLALYALTIEDIAARVDAFNRNLQGGTIRKGTFKYALRVVGEFESLDEIAEIGLLVTKEGGVVRLRDVARVLDSVKERQGMTRLDGAESIGLLVRKESGANTVKVTRLVREAIGQIRRENPGIALSVVSEQARTIEGAIGAVKSELWQGAVLAFLTLLIFLQEWKTPLIIGTVIPVSIIGAFSLLFFGHITLNIMSLGGLALAVGMLDDCSVVVSENIFRHRSLGKGLKEAAYVGTREVGPAVISTALTTIVVFLPVIYVHGVAGQLFKDTALTVTFALLASLLVSLTLIATLESREFDFGMGRERRWRFTWGLGRIWKPRRAAAAAPAGDCPGDPADPSGPAAGPPAKTRSRRPAFLVYPVRAVRVAVYAVFKAAGFALNVLVSFVVQLAAFAGHYLALPFRPLLKLAYGAFNAVYNRFIDGYQRFLGWSLDHKGRVMAWTVVFFVIVFALGGLIRRELMPPMETTTFELDLKMPVDFSFEQTTEMSVMLESHLRRLAPVKTVLSQVGIVSGMESADPSISVNSARLYVEVRRPRDLGGVLDAARDRLARFPDIAYTVVREDSTFSQFLALSGAEIGLQVKGKDLDRLKAIAADLTSRLAAIPGIADVTTNIGEGKPEFKVTVNKEALGRYPGLSPATIGDFLVSAVRGRVATQFREMEKKYDILVRLDDASRENIETLLGETLPFEGRAVPLRDLVSYEIVRGPREIRRENQQREVLVSANLRGRKLSEVTPAVDKAIAGLRLPTDYRVAWSGEREEMSRSFKSLVLALLLAALLTYMIMAAQFESLVHPFIVMLTLPMGAAGAIVALLLTGGTYNVISIIGLVVLVGIVVDNATVKIDYTNQLRRGGMPLRQAVEEGSHVRLRPILMSTGSTLVGLIPMALAMERGAELMQPLAVVVIGGLTFSTFMTLILIPVAYEWVESRKR